A single genomic interval of Paenibacillus macerans harbors:
- a CDS encoding nitrous oxide-stimulated promoter family protein, which produces MKVGRMQSEKEGPRIRREKATVALMISLYCRRRHSHRERTGRDEAAAGSEPGLCPECAELHRYALERLARCRFGEDKTTCRACPVHCYAPKQRDKIRRIMAYAGPKMLLRHPILTVRHLLDDRK; this is translated from the coding sequence TTGAAGGTTGGAAGGATGCAATCGGAAAAAGAAGGGCCGCGGATCCGCCGCGAGAAGGCGACGGTGGCCCTGATGATTTCCCTTTATTGCCGGCGCCGGCATAGCCACCGGGAACGGACCGGCCGGGACGAAGCCGCCGCCGGAAGCGAACCCGGCCTGTGCCCGGAATGCGCGGAGCTGCACCGATACGCGTTGGAGCGGCTCGCCCGCTGCCGGTTCGGCGAAGACAAAACGACCTGCCGGGCGTGTCCGGTCCACTGCTATGCGCCCAAACAGCGGGACAAAATCCGCAGAATCATGGCTTACGCCGGACCGAAAATGCTGTTGCGGCATCCGATATTGACGGTCCGGCATCTGCTGGACGATAGGAAGTGA